A segment of the Halovivax limisalsi genome:
CGCTGAGCGAGAAACGGGAGTTCGCCAGGACGGTCGGTCGGCACCGGTCCGACGGGACGTACGTCGTCGAGCGTCGCGGGGCCAGTTCGAGCGGGCACCGCAAAGTGTTCGACTCGTTCGAGGCCCTTCGGTCGCTGTACCGATCGCTTCCCGAACGCGTCCGCGCGTCGGACCTCGACCGGGACGGCCTGACCGGGAGTCGACGACACGCGGTCCTCTGGCACTTCGTCGAGCACCCGGCCTTCGAGTGTGATCGAATCGCGAGACAACCGCTCACCGTCGTAAAGCGGGGTGACCGAGTCGAGTAGCGGTCGGTACCCGTCGACCTGCCACTGCGGTCGGGGCCGAACCCGGACGCCCGCACCCCGACGTTTAACATCGTCGTAGCGGGTAGCTTCCGGTGACACATGCGCGAATACTCGACCACGGCCGAGCTGACCGCGGCGGGGTCTGCCACCGGGAGGGGAGACCGATGAGAGACGAATCGGAGGTTCGGGAACAGTACGAGTTCCTCGCAGAACACTTAGAGAGCGAGGAAATGCGCCACGAGGGCGTCAAAGAGATGTTCACCTACTACAAACGAGCGCTGGGGTGGGTCCTCGAAGAGGAACACATGTGACTGCTGGAACCGGGGCGCATTCGATAGATACCACGAATGACACGTCGTCGACATACATGTCTGATAATCGATTCGTCGGACGACGTATCGTCCGCACTGACCGACCGGGTCCTCGGTACCTTCCGCATCACCTACAATTCGGGCGACGGAACCGTCACCGCCGTCGGACAATGTCGATACATTTAAGTAGAACGACGGACTTTGCTAGCGTGACGCTTCGCTTGGAGGGCCGAAGCGTCAGCGGGGACCAATTCAGGGCGGCAAGCGATCTCGCGACCCTTTTCAGGTCGCGAGGTTCGCTTTCCTGTTTCGACCAAGCTATCGAACAGCGGTGCCTGTAAACCTCCATAAGTATTTTGACAGAAGCGGTTTCATTCACCCGACGATCGGAGGGTCAGATCCGATAAACTTATTTAATTCAGACAATAAGTGGGGGTAGTACTTATCCATGTACGACCTCACCGGATTCCAGCGCGACCTGCTGTACGTCATCGGGGGCAACGACGAACCGCACGGGCTCGCGATCAAGGAAGAGCTCGAGACCTACTACGAGAGCGAGATCCACCACGGGCGATTGTATCCCAATCTCGACACGCTGGTCGACAAGGGCCTCGTCGAAAAAGGGCAGCGAGACCGGCGGACGAACTACTACACCGTCACCCGTCGCGGCGTACGCGAACTCGAGGCCAGGCGAGAGTGGGAAGGCCAGTACGTCGACCTGTAGCGGCCGTTCAATCGAGGAGGTTCCTCGGCGCGTGCAGTCGGGTCGATCGTCGAACGACGGGGAGGGTCGGTTCGTCACAGCCGGCGAGGTTCGCCTGGAATCGGTTGTCGGGTCGCGGGTCAGGGCTGTCTCACTCCGAATCGCGTCGTCCATCGAAGGCACCGACCGGATCCGCTGGAACGTGACGCCGACAACGAACGTTTTTTGCACCGGGGCCACCCATCTCGACTATGGATCGTGATACGGTCGAGCCGGTCGTGGACGACGTGCCGGGGTCGCGAGCGCAGCAGTGGGCGGAATATCACCACCGGTTCGCGGCGCCGAGTACGTACGTCTACGAGTTCGTCTGGGATTCGACAGCCGACGCGACGGGGCCGTTCTGCACGGACGTCGACGGCAACGTGCTGCTGGATTTCACCAGCCACGTCGCCGCGTCGCCCCTGGGCTATAACAACCCGACATTGCAGTCGAAGCTCGACGCGATCGACCTGCCGGATCCGACGAAGATCGCCGGTCAGGACTTCTACGTCAGCAGCGACTGGCCGCCGGAGTCGAGCGAGGTGCCCGGCCCCAGCGAACTGATGGATCGGCTCACCCAGCTCACCGATCACTACGACATGGACACCGTCTTCCTCTCGAACTCCGGGGCCGAGGCGGTCGAGAACGCGATCAAGATCTGCTACGCTCGCGGCGGCCACCGCGGCGTCACCACCGAGGGCGCCTTCCACGGGCGTACCCTCGGTGCGCTCTCACTCAACCGCTCGAAAGCGGTGCACCGAAAAGGCTACCCGGAGGTTCCCGGCATCGTCTCGATCCCCTATCCCTCGACCGACGAGGTCTACGAGTCACGCTGGCGAACCGACGGTCCGGGCGGCAACGTCCTCGCGGACAAACTCCACCCCGAGCGCGGCGTCATCGACGCCGACGAACTCGCCTACGTCATCCTCGAACCGATCCAGGGCGAAGGGGGCTATCGGCCCGCCCACCCCGAGTTTGCGCGCGACATCGAGGCCATCCGCGACCGGTACGACGTCGCCGTCATCGCCGACGAGATCCAGTCGGGATTGGGACGGACGGGCGAGTTCTGGGGCGTCGACCACCTCGATCTCACGCCGGACGTCATCACGAGCGCGAAGGGCCTGCGCGTCGGCGCGACGATCTCCCGCTCCGACGTCTTCCCCGAAGAGACGGGTCGCATCTCCTCGACGTGGGGCGCCGGCGACCTCGTCTCGAGTCTCCAGGGTGCACTCACGATCGACGTCATCCACGAGGAGAATCTCCTTCAGAACGTCCGCGAGCGCGGGCGCCAGCTCACGGAGACCATCGTCGACGCCGACCTGCCGGGCGTCGTCAACGTTCGCGGTCCCGGGTTGATGGTCGGTGTGGAGTTCGACGAAAAAGGTCGACGCGAGGCCGTCGTCGAGGCCGCGATGGAGCGCGGACTGCTCACCCTCGGCTGTGGCTACAAGACGCTCCGGTTGCTCCCGCCGCTTGACGTCACCGAGCGCGAGATCGAGCTCGGCGCCGACCTGCTCGCGTCGGCCGTCGAGTCAGTCGCCGAGACGAAGCCGGTCGCGTCCGCGGACGGCGGGACCTGAACCCGTCCGACGGGAGCCGTTCCGATCGACCGTCCGTCCGGCGCGGCGACGGCCACACTGGATCGTCGGGTTCTGCGCGCTCGAATCAGAACTGATAGCGCCGCTCGTCGTCGAGCTGGGGATACTGGTCCGCGCCCGACATCTCGTCGTAGGTCATCCCGGAGAGGTACTCGTCGTAGGTGACGTCGAAGCCCGATCGGAGGTGGAAGTCGAGCCGACCGGTCTCGACCGTCGTCTGAAAGAGCATGTGCACCGCGCGCCGGAGGAGTTCGTCCGTCTCCTCGAGGTCGAGCGCCGCCTCGAGCATGGCGAGTTCGGTTCGCGTCTCCCGGTCGAGCGAGACCGCACACTCCCCGCCGAGGTCACCGTAGTTCGATTCGACGGCGTCCGTCAGATCGTCGAGGCCCATACCCGGAGCACGAGGCGAGGACTAATGGGTTTCGCGATTCGGACCACAGGGCTGCGTGAAACGCTCGCCGCGGACCATCACGCCTAAACGGGCGTCGGCCCAACGGACCGCCGGATGAGCGACGCCGCCGCGGCCGATGCCCTGCCGGAAGAGACCGACGCCGTTCGGACGGCGCTGATCGAGTGGTACGAGCGCGATCACCGAGCGTTTCCCTGGCGCGAGACGGACGATCCGTACGCCATCCTCGTCTGCGAGGTGATGAGCCAGCAGACGCAACTGGATCGCGTCGTCGACGCATGGGAGGCCTTCCTCGATCGGTGGCCGACCGTCGACTCGCTGGCCGACGCAGACCGGGCCGACGTCGTCGGCTTCTGGAGCGACCAGCGACTCGGCTACAACAATCGGGCGCGCTACCTCCACGAGGCCGCCCGGCAGGTCGTCTCGGCGTACGACGGGTCGTTCCCCGACTCGCCCGCCGAACTCGAGGAGCTGATGGGCGTCGGCCCGTACACCGCGAACGCCGTCGCGAGTTTCGCGTTCGACGCGGGCGACGCGGTCGTCGATACGAACGTCAAGCGCGTCCTCTACCGCGCATTCGACGTCCCGGACGACGACGAGGCGTTCGAAGCGACGGCCGGACGGCTCATGCCCGACGGCCGGTCGCGGGTGTGGAACAACGCCATCATGGAACTCGGCGGGGTCGCCTGCGAGAAGACGCCGCGCTGCGACGAGGCCGACTGTCCGTGGCGCGAGTGGTGTCACGCCTACCGGACCGGCGACTTCACGGCCCCGGACGTGCCGACGCAACCCGAGTTCGAGGGGAGCCGCCGCCAGATGCGCGGACGGGTCGTGCGCGCGCTCGGCGAGCACGGGCCGCTGGACATCGACACGCTGGGCCACCGGGTCCGGGTCGATTACGCGCCGGACGGCGACCGCGGGCGGGCGTGGCTCCGCGATCTGCTTTCGGATCTGGCGGACGACGGACTGGTCGACGTCGACGACGGTGACGACGAGGGTCGGGTTCGCCTGCGACGGTGACGACGGTTCCGAACGGAGTCCTCCCGCCGGACGGATCGTGATGGGTTGCGTGGTCGCGAGGATCCCCCGGCGCAGCGACTCGGCAGAGCCGATCACTGCACCAACTCGAACGTGTCGTTCGACTTAGCTAGTCGGAACGGCTCGCAGGAACCGGTGTGTCCCGAGGACCGAACAGCACCAGAGACCGAACAGCCCGAAGAGGACGATCGGCACCTCGAGGCGAACGATCAGCTCGCCGAACGGGATCGACGTCGCGACGAACGCCGGCCCGTCGTACCAGGCGAGCAGGCCAAGAAACAGCCCGGCCAGGCTGTACAGCAGGGCCGGAATCGTCGCGGCGCGGAGTCGTTGCGAGTGGCGTCGGATCGATCGATCGGTCGTCCGTAGCCGCGTGAGCACCGACCAGTGGAGGAGGTGGCAGGCGAGGAGGCCGCCGCCGAGCAGGATGGTCGACACCGCGAGGCCGGGTGCGAACGCGAACGTCTCGACGGCGACGAGCCACCCGAGCCAGACGATCGCGTAGCACGTGGCGACGACGAGGCGGTGTGGACTGGGCCGGTCAATCGTCCAGGTCGGGCCCGCCGTCTCGCCGATGAGGCCGGTTCGAATCACCGCGCCGAAGACGAGAACCGTCAGGCCCGCAAGCACCGTGTACGGTCGTCGCGGTTCGAAGGCGACGAGGGCGAACCAGCACCCGACGAGCAGGGCGTCGACCAGCCCGACGACCATCGCGGCGCGAACGGCGAGTCCGCGCCGACCGGAAAACTCGCCGACGCGCGAGCCGCGCATGACGCTCATGCGACCACGACCACGCGGAACACGTTCGTTACCCAGTCCGTACCGGTCCCGATACGGTCGAACGCGTGTTCGTTCGGTCCGCCGGGCAACGCTGGCCGTGTGGACGGCGCCTCGAAGGCGAGTCCGGGTAATCGAGCCGAACGACGGGTTTCGACCGATCTCCGGGAGGGCTGACGGTCTCACCCGGCGATCCGGCACGTCTCGAAACCGGAACCGAGCGGTTCGTCCCGGCCGCACTTCGTCGGTGGTACGGGCAGCCTACGGCAGATCCGGACGTCGGTAACGAGCCGTTTCACTCGGACGGAGGTCGAAACGTGGCACAAAACTATGTCTCGGCACCGACAACGGCGGGGTATGACTGACGAGGGCGGTTCCAGCATGGCGGAGACGATCGTGAAAGAAGCAGTCGGCATGGGGCTCGAGTCGCCGATGCGCGACTCGATACTGGACGCCGTCGACGAGGCGGAGGGGCGCGGACCGTCGAGCGTGCTCCCGCTCGTGGGCGGGGCGCTGGCGGTCGGGGCCGGCATCGGCTATCTGCTCGGGACGCAGGAGGTCGCCACCCCGCGGCCGGAGGGCGAGTCAGTCCCGGTCGACCTGCCGGCGAAAGAATCGGTGGCACCGGGCGAGGAAGCGGGCGAGCGCGAGACGGACGGTGGTGGCGGCCGGCTCGGCAAACTCCTCGCCCTTCTGGCGGTCGCGGCCGGGGTCGCGTACCTCAATCGCCGCCGGAGCGAGTCCGAGGAGGGCTGGGAACCGGTCGAGGAGATCGATTCGGCCGTCGACGAGGTCGGCGAGGACGTCGAAGCCGCCGTGACCGGAGACGAGGAGGGAGGGGGCGACGTCTCCGGCGAGGAAGAGACGGACGAAGACGGGGACGCGGGGATGGAGTCCGATGACGGCGAGGAAACCGGCGCCGACGAGACGTCGGCGGACGAGGAAACGGAGGAGTAAGTCGACGCGACCGCGACGTCGGTGAGTCCGCGGCGGCTCCCGAACCGAGTCTGCGACATACCACGTGTGCTGGTCGGAGATCCCGCTTGCGCAGTCAGAGTGATCAGCGAACGGTCCGGGGCGGATCCACCCGCCCGGCCCGTAGCGAGGCCACCCACGTACTCGGTAGCGAAGCTACCTGCGCAGTCCGGGGGACGATTTGCCGAGTTGGCGATTCCGTGCAATACTGTCAGCTGAAGCGCTGAGACGCAGCGGCAGGTCCGGGAAGTGCCAGAGCGGGACCGGGGTCGGTGTCCGACGGGACGATAGAGCTAAGGAGGAGACGGCGACAGCTTTGCCCGATGGAGACGACCCATCGCGTCGTGACGGGTGATGCGCGAGCGCTCGAGACGATCGAGGACGGCTCGGTGGAGCTGGTCGTCACGTCGCCTCCCTACCCGATGATCGAGATGTGGGACGAGCTGTTCGCCGAGCTCGATCCGGCGATCGGCGACGCGCTCGAGGCGGGCGACGGCCGGGCGGCGTTCGACGCGATGCACGCCCAGCTCGATCGAGTCTGGGCGGAGGTCGATCGCGCCCTGGTCGAGGGCGGCATCGCCTGTATCAACGTCGGCGATGCGACGCGCACGATCGACGGCACGTTCCGCGTCTACCCGAACCACGCCCGCATCCTGGAGGCGTTCGACGCGCGCGGGTACGACCTCCTCCCGGACGTCCTGTGGCGAAAACCGACAAACAGCGCGGCGAAGTTCATGGGCAGCGGCATGCTACCGCCCAACGCATACGTCACGCTCGAACACGAGCACATCCTGATCGTCCGCAAGGGCGGCGGTCGACGCTCGTTCGAGCCCGGCGCGGACCGCCGGTACGAGGCGGCGTACTTCTGGGAGGAGCGAAACCGGTGGTTCTCGGACCTCTGGACGGACGTCCGCGGCGAGTTACAGGAACTGCCCGGCAGTCCCGATCGCGAGCGCTCGGCCGCGTTTCCGCTCGAGATTCCGTACCGCCTCTGCTGTATGTACAGCGCCTACGGCGACACCGTCCTCGATCCGTTCTTCGGCACCGGAACGACGTCGCTCGCCGCGCTGTGTGCGGGCCGACACTCCGTCGGCTACGAACTCGATCCGGGGTTCGTCGAGCACTTCGACGACCGCGTCGACCGCGCACCCGCGCTCTCGTCGTCGGTGACGAAGCGTCGGCTTCGACGCCACCGCTCGTTCGTGGCCGATCGCCGTGCCGACGGCGACTCGCTCGCCTACCAGTCGGTTCACTACGACGTCCCGGTGCGGACGAAACAGGAACGCCAAATCAGATTCTACGCGGTCGACGACGTGGACGTCGAGGACGACGGGACGGCGGTGACCTATCGTGCGACGCACGAACCGGTCGGGCCGGTCGATGCGGAGATCGACGCCGACGATTCGATCGACGCCGACGACGCGGGCGGTTCGGCGGGCTCGACCGATCGCACCGATTCCGAGGACGCGGCCGGTACCGGCGAGTAGGACGGCCACGGTGGGATGACGGATCAGACGGCGCGTACCGACGGGTCGAACGACGACTCGTTCGTCGAACCGATCAACCGCGTCGCTGACCGGTCGGGTCGCGTCAATTCCACGCCGGACCTGCAAACAGTTAAGTATTGAGGTGGGTTATCGAGTAGCATGGGAATTTCCGACAGCCTGGCGTTCGGGCACGTCGATCGAGAGCGAGTGTACCAGTACGTCGAACGGCACGGGACCGCCACGCTCGAGGAACTCGAATCGTCCCTGTCGGTCGACCCCGGCGGACTCAGACATCACGTCGCGATACTCAAGCGCGACGGCTACCTGGAGGAGGACGACGGCACCTATCAGGTCGCCCTCGACGCGGGCGCCGAAGAGGAGTACGAGGCCGAATCCTTCGCCTTCCACATCCGACCGGCTCGCCAGGAGGACCTGGCCGGAATCGTCGGGGCGATCCGGCAGGTGGCCGAGGAGCGCACCTACATCGTCGCCGAGAGCGTCGCCGACGAGGTGGACCACCAGGAGGCCCTGTTGCGCCACAACGAACTCGAATCGCGCATGTTCTTCGTGGCGACGATCGAGGACGAGGTCGTCGGCTGGGTCCACCTCAACGCGCCGGAGCTCGAGAAGTTGAGCCACACCGCCGAACTCACCGTCGGCGTCATCGAGGAGTATCGCGGCCACGAGATCGGCTCTCACCTGCTCGCCCGCGGGCTCGAGTGGGCGGGGACGAACGGCTACGAGCGGGTCTACAACAGCGTGCCATCGACGAACGAAACGGCCGTCGCGTTCCTCGAATCCCACGGCTGGGAGACCGAAGCCGTCCGCGAGGACCACTACAAGATCGACGGCGAGTACGTCGACGAAGTGATGATGGCCGTCTCGCTCTGATCCCGGCTCACTCCTCCGGATTCGGGCCGGCCGTCGCCTCGGTCTCCTGCAGGACGAACAGGTCCTCGTACTCGGCCGGGAGCTGGTCTTTGAGTTTCTCCATCGAGCTCTCCGGGATGACCTCGTCGACCACCTCCATCACGACGCGGGCGCGGTATATCACGTCCTCTCTGTCCTCGCTACCGACTTGCTCCCGATCGGCCACGCGATCGACGAATTCGTCCCAGCCGAAGGATTCGACCTCGTCGACCTTCTCCAGGTGGCGACCGATCTCCTCGGGAAGTTGCGCACCGACGTTCTCGGCCTGCCCGGGCTGGATCCGCTCGCTGAGCGTCGTCAGCGTCGCCCGCGTCGTGCTGAGGGCGGCTTCCCGAGAGTCGAGCTGTGCTCGGTGCTGGACGTCGCCGATAAATTCGTCGTACTGCATAGTCGGACGTTCAGCGGTGGCTTCCGTCAGTCTGCTACCGTCAAGCGAAAGCACGGATCGGTTTCGGACGAGGATATCGTCCGCCGCGGATCCGCCCGGCCGAATCCGGGATATCGAAAGACAGTTCTCCGTGATCCGGTAAGGGACTGGCATGCTTTCGATCGCGCTTGCCGGGAAGCCGAACGCCGGCAAGTCGACGTTCTACACCGCGGCGACGATGGCCGAGGTGGACGTCGCCAACTACCCGTTCACGACGATCGACGCGAACCGCGGGGTGAGCTACGTCCGGACCGAGTGTCCCTGCCTCGAGCGCGAGGAGCGCTGCAACGCGGACAACTGCGAGGACGGCAAGCGCTACGTCCCCGTCGAGCTGATCGACGTGGCCGGGCTCGTCCCCGGCGCCCACGAGGGGAAGGGCCTGGGCAACCAGTTCCTCGACGCGCTCACGAACGCCGACGTGATCGTCAACGTCGTCGACGCCTCCGGCGGGACGAACGCGAAGGGTGAACCCGTCGACGTCGGCTCGCACGACCCGCTCGAGGACATCGACTTCGTCGAGGAGGAGATGGACCTCTGGCTCGCCGGGATCGTCGATCGGAACTGGGAAGGCGTCGAGCGGGCCTCCCGCTCGCCCGACTTCGACCTCGACGACGAACTCGCGGAGATGCTGTCGGGATTCGGCGCCGGGCCGACCGAGATCGCGACGATCCTGCGCGACCTGGAGTACCCCGACGACCCGATCCAGTGGGACGACGAGCACCGAGAGAACCTGGCGCGCGAGGTCCGCGCGACGACCAAACCGATCGTCGTCGCCGCGAACAAGATCGACGTCGCTCCGCAGGAAAACGTCGAGCGCCTGCTCGACCTCGATAAGCCGGTCGTCCCGACGACCGCAGAAGGCGAACTCGCGCTCAGACGGGCCGCCGAGAACGACCTCGTCGACTACGATCCGGGCGACGAGACGATCGACATCGGCGACGGCGTCAACGACGCCCAGCGGGAGGCGCTCGAGGACCTCGCCGACACGATGGCCGAGTGGGGCGGGACGGGCGTCCAGGCGGCGTTCGACTACGCGGTCTACGAGTTGCTCGACCACCTCACCG
Coding sequences within it:
- a CDS encoding DUF7528 family protein, translating into MEKFSAADSTPTDPPVAVDRSNGSDAVELALGTTEHTLTAACARRLRAELADALSEKREFARTVGRHRSDGTYVVERRGASSSGHRKVFDSFEALRSLYRSLPERVRASDLDRDGLTGSRRHAVLWHFVEHPAFECDRIARQPLTVVKRGDRVE
- a CDS encoding PadR family transcriptional regulator encodes the protein MYDLTGFQRDLLYVIGGNDEPHGLAIKEELETYYESEIHHGRLYPNLDTLVDKGLVEKGQRDRRTNYYTVTRRGVRELEARREWEGQYVDL
- a CDS encoding aspartate aminotransferase family protein yields the protein MDRDTVEPVVDDVPGSRAQQWAEYHHRFAAPSTYVYEFVWDSTADATGPFCTDVDGNVLLDFTSHVAASPLGYNNPTLQSKLDAIDLPDPTKIAGQDFYVSSDWPPESSEVPGPSELMDRLTQLTDHYDMDTVFLSNSGAEAVENAIKICYARGGHRGVTTEGAFHGRTLGALSLNRSKAVHRKGYPEVPGIVSIPYPSTDEVYESRWRTDGPGGNVLADKLHPERGVIDADELAYVILEPIQGEGGYRPAHPEFARDIEAIRDRYDVAVIADEIQSGLGRTGEFWGVDHLDLTPDVITSAKGLRVGATISRSDVFPEETGRISSTWGAGDLVSSLQGALTIDVIHEENLLQNVRERGRQLTETIVDADLPGVVNVRGPGLMVGVEFDEKGRREAVVEAAMERGLLTLGCGYKTLRLLPPLDVTEREIELGADLLASAVESVAETKPVASADGGT
- a CDS encoding A/G-specific adenine glycosylase, which encodes MSDAAAADALPEETDAVRTALIEWYERDHRAFPWRETDDPYAILVCEVMSQQTQLDRVVDAWEAFLDRWPTVDSLADADRADVVGFWSDQRLGYNNRARYLHEAARQVVSAYDGSFPDSPAELEELMGVGPYTANAVASFAFDAGDAVVDTNVKRVLYRAFDVPDDDEAFEATAGRLMPDGRSRVWNNAIMELGGVACEKTPRCDEADCPWREWCHAYRTGDFTAPDVPTQPEFEGSRRQMRGRVVRALGEHGPLDIDTLGHRVRVDYAPDGDRGRAWLRDLLSDLADDGLVDVDDGDDEGRVRLRR
- a CDS encoding DNA polymerase V family protein, whose translation is MTDEGGSSMAETIVKEAVGMGLESPMRDSILDAVDEAEGRGPSSVLPLVGGALAVGAGIGYLLGTQEVATPRPEGESVPVDLPAKESVAPGEEAGERETDGGGGRLGKLLALLAVAAGVAYLNRRRSESEEGWEPVEEIDSAVDEVGEDVEAAVTGDEEGGGDVSGEEETDEDGDAGMESDDGEETGADETSADEETEE
- a CDS encoding DNA-methyltransferase; the protein is METTHRVVTGDARALETIEDGSVELVVTSPPYPMIEMWDELFAELDPAIGDALEAGDGRAAFDAMHAQLDRVWAEVDRALVEGGIACINVGDATRTIDGTFRVYPNHARILEAFDARGYDLLPDVLWRKPTNSAAKFMGSGMLPPNAYVTLEHEHILIVRKGGGRRSFEPGADRRYEAAYFWEERNRWFSDLWTDVRGELQELPGSPDRERSAAFPLEIPYRLCCMYSAYGDTVLDPFFGTGTTSLAALCAGRHSVGYELDPGFVEHFDDRVDRAPALSSSVTKRRLRRHRSFVADRRADGDSLAYQSVHYDVPVRTKQERQIRFYAVDDVDVEDDGTAVTYRATHEPVGPVDAEIDADDSIDADDAGGSAGSTDRTDSEDAAGTGE
- a CDS encoding bifunctional helix-turn-helix transcriptional regulator/GNAT family N-acetyltransferase, whose product is MGISDSLAFGHVDRERVYQYVERHGTATLEELESSLSVDPGGLRHHVAILKRDGYLEEDDGTYQVALDAGAEEEYEAESFAFHIRPARQEDLAGIVGAIRQVAEERTYIVAESVADEVDHQEALLRHNELESRMFFVATIEDEVVGWVHLNAPELEKLSHTAELTVGVIEEYRGHEIGSHLLARGLEWAGTNGYERVYNSVPSTNETAVAFLESHGWETEAVREDHYKIDGEYVDEVMMAVSL
- a CDS encoding DUF2267 domain-containing protein, which codes for MQYDEFIGDVQHRAQLDSREAALSTTRATLTTLSERIQPGQAENVGAQLPEEIGRHLEKVDEVESFGWDEFVDRVADREQVGSEDREDVIYRARVVMEVVDEVIPESSMEKLKDQLPAEYEDLFVLQETEATAGPNPEE
- a CDS encoding redox-regulated ATPase YchF; its protein translation is MLSIALAGKPNAGKSTFYTAATMAEVDVANYPFTTIDANRGVSYVRTECPCLEREERCNADNCEDGKRYVPVELIDVAGLVPGAHEGKGLGNQFLDALTNADVIVNVVDASGGTNAKGEPVDVGSHDPLEDIDFVEEEMDLWLAGIVDRNWEGVERASRSPDFDLDDELAEMLSGFGAGPTEIATILRDLEYPDDPIQWDDEHRENLAREVRATTKPIVVAANKIDVAPQENVERLLDLDKPVVPTTAEGELALRRAAENDLVDYDPGDETIDIGDGVNDAQREALEDLADTMAEWGGTGVQAAFDYAVYELLDHLTAYPVEDAAKWSDGSGNVLPDAFLLPDGSTPVDLAYAVHSDIGDGYLHAVDARSSREISDEYELEEGDVIKIVSTA